A stretch of the Nitrospiraceae bacterium genome encodes the following:
- a CDS encoding RES family NAD+ phosphorylase — protein MARSLKSSSRDPTGEGAPRGRSLQQPRSAGCLCLNFLALAAIETFVNLEPNLQPNDLVSIEGDIPDELEIGRLDPKGLSVHWYETRDESLRRFGDEWIRAGHGTALLVPSAAIRGEWNILLNPAHRDFSKIRFQDPLPFEFDARMFR, from the coding sequence ATGGCGAGGTCCCTAAAGTCGTCGAGCCGTGACCCCACCGGCGAGGGCGCGCCTCGTGGGCGGTCGCTGCAACAGCCGCGGAGTGCGGGTTGTCTATGCCTCAACTTCTTAGCGCTTGCGGCAATTGAGACCTTTGTAAATCTGGAACCAAATCTCCAGCCCAACGACTTGGTTTCGATCGAGGGCGACATTCCCGACGAGCTTGAAATTGGACGATTGGACCCGAAAGGACTTTCCGTCCATTGGTACGAAACGAGAGATGAATCGTTGCGTCGGTTCGGAGATGAGTGGATTCGTGCCGGGCACGGGACGGCTCTGCTAGTCCCGTCGGCTGCGATCCGTGGCGAATGGAATATCCTGCTGAACCCGGCTCACCGGGACTTTTCCAAGATCAGGTTCCAAGACCCGCTGCCGTTTGAATTCGACGCGCGCATGTTCCGTTGA